The following coding sequences lie in one Mycobacterium sp. DL440 genomic window:
- a CDS encoding TIGR03086 family metal-binding protein: MPTIETDLRTLHRVAVLRSVEAVDAVHTSDLDRPTPCAEWTLAELLAHMTVQHHGFAAAARGNGADEAVWNVATVSDAVRADPAGTYAAAAHDVLDAFAADGITEATFALPEFGPDATFPGELAIGFHFVDYAVHGWDVAASMGVPFQLPDDIVTAVLPLVMGIPDGDFRDSAASPFDRAVNASAATDFEKILLHLGRRPDWLQA, from the coding sequence ATGCCTACCATCGAGACAGACCTACGCACTCTTCACCGCGTCGCCGTTCTGCGTTCCGTCGAAGCCGTCGACGCGGTACACACCTCCGACCTGGACCGCCCTACGCCGTGCGCGGAGTGGACGCTGGCCGAACTTCTGGCGCACATGACCGTGCAGCATCATGGGTTCGCCGCGGCCGCCCGCGGAAACGGCGCCGACGAAGCCGTCTGGAACGTCGCGACAGTGAGCGACGCCGTGCGCGCCGACCCGGCCGGCACCTATGCCGCTGCCGCCCACGACGTGCTCGACGCGTTCGCGGCCGACGGCATCACCGAGGCGACATTCGCATTACCCGAGTTCGGGCCGGATGCGACGTTCCCCGGCGAATTGGCGATCGGATTCCACTTCGTGGATTACGCGGTGCACGGGTGGGATGTCGCCGCTTCGATGGGCGTGCCGTTCCAACTGCCCGACGACATCGTCACCGCCGTGCTGCCACTGGTCATGGGGATCCCCGATGGCGACTTTCGCGACAGTGCGGCCTCACCGTTCGACCGCGCTGTCAACGCGTCGGCGGCAACGGATTTCGAGAAGATCCTGTTACACCTCGGCCGTCGTCCAGACTGGCTTCAGGCGTAA
- a CDS encoding alpha/beta fold hydrolase yields MAERAPIHLGSGEPILLLHPFLLSQSVWKYVAPQLAQTSRYEVFAPTMAGHHGGAHAPMFLDVATLADDVERRLDTLGWTTAHIVGNSLGGWVAFELERRGRARTLTGIAPAGGWSMFTPAKYEIIGKFLAALPVVLATAALRQHLLKLPLTKQISYLAVSATPDVLNDSDRRDLIEDLAHCPAYFKLMVKALTTAGLMEIGDSRTPTQLVICEKDRVLPAPRFTRHFTKSLAPDAVVTTLKGVGHVPMFEAPDTITRVITEFVDRHVGPTRATG; encoded by the coding sequence ATGGCTGAACGTGCACCCATTCACCTGGGATCGGGCGAACCGATCCTGCTACTGCACCCGTTCCTGTTGTCACAGAGCGTGTGGAAGTACGTCGCGCCGCAGCTCGCGCAGACGAGCCGCTACGAGGTGTTCGCCCCGACGATGGCCGGCCACCACGGCGGTGCACACGCACCGATGTTCCTCGACGTCGCGACACTGGCCGACGATGTCGAACGCCGGCTCGACACGCTCGGCTGGACCACCGCACACATCGTCGGGAATTCCCTGGGCGGCTGGGTGGCCTTCGAACTGGAACGCCGCGGCCGGGCCCGCACGCTGACCGGTATCGCCCCCGCCGGCGGCTGGTCGATGTTCACGCCCGCCAAATACGAGATCATCGGCAAGTTCCTGGCGGCCCTGCCGGTGGTACTCGCCACCGCGGCGCTGCGTCAACACCTGCTGAAACTCCCACTGACCAAACAGATTTCCTACCTGGCCGTCAGCGCCACACCCGACGTGCTCAACGACAGCGACCGGCGCGACCTGATCGAGGATCTGGCGCACTGCCCGGCCTACTTCAAGCTCATGGTGAAAGCACTGACCACCGCAGGCCTGATGGAAATCGGCGATTCCCGCACCCCGACCCAACTGGTGATCTGCGAGAAGGACCGGGTGCTGCCCGCGCCGCGGTTCACCCGGCACTTCACCAAGAGCCTGGCGCCGGACGCCGTGGTAACGACCTTGAAGGGCGTCGGACACGTCCCGATGTTCGAGGCACCCGACACCATCACCCGAGTGATCACCGAATTCGTCGACCGGCACGTTGGCCCCACCCGCGCGACCGGTTAG
- a CDS encoding exodeoxyribonuclease III has product MASPAPLTVSTINVNGIRAAVKQRSTDNLGLLPWLKETEADVVCLQETRADDEQLNDALTPALADGWNLASAVPHVKGRNGVAVLSRHPIDAARLLVSDEFEAHGRYLEVDTAGVTVASVYVPTGEAETERQLEKERFMATIAARMAELLEHDAVLCGDWNIAHTENDIKNWKGNVKKAGFLPSERAWLTELLATGWVDVVRVLHPDVAGPYSWWSWRGKAFDNDAGWRIDYHLASPTLAGRATAARVDRAELYALRWSDHSPVTVNYG; this is encoded by the coding sequence GTGGCATCTCCGGCACCCCTGACCGTCAGCACCATCAACGTCAACGGCATTCGCGCCGCAGTCAAGCAGCGGTCCACCGACAACCTCGGCCTGCTGCCCTGGCTTAAGGAAACCGAGGCCGATGTGGTGTGTCTGCAGGAGACCCGCGCGGACGACGAGCAGCTCAACGACGCCCTGACGCCGGCCCTGGCCGACGGCTGGAACCTGGCTTCTGCCGTTCCGCATGTCAAGGGCCGCAACGGGGTTGCGGTGTTGTCGCGACATCCCATCGACGCGGCGCGATTGCTGGTCTCCGACGAGTTCGAGGCTCACGGGCGCTACCTCGAGGTGGATACCGCGGGGGTGACGGTGGCCAGTGTGTACGTCCCGACGGGCGAAGCGGAGACGGAACGTCAGCTGGAGAAGGAACGGTTCATGGCCACCATCGCCGCCCGGATGGCCGAGCTGCTGGAGCATGACGCGGTGCTGTGCGGGGACTGGAACATCGCGCACACCGAGAACGACATCAAGAACTGGAAGGGCAACGTCAAGAAGGCCGGCTTCCTGCCCAGTGAGCGGGCCTGGCTCACCGAGCTGCTGGCCACGGGCTGGGTTGACGTGGTGCGGGTGCTGCATCCCGACGTGGCCGGGCCTTACAGCTGGTGGTCGTGGCGTGGCAAGGCCTTCGACAACGACGCCGGCTGGCGCATCGACTATCACCTGGCCAGCCCAACTTTGGCGGGCCGGGCGACAGCGGCCCGGGTGGACCGGGCCGAGCTGTACGCGCTGCGGTGGTCCGACCACTCACCGGTGACGGTCAACTACGGCTGA
- a CDS encoding NADP-dependent isocitrate dehydrogenase, with protein MTAQQPTIIYTLTDEAPLLATYSFLPIIRAFAEPAGIDVQTSDISVAARILAEFSDYLTEDQRVPDNLGELGRLTQLPDTNIIKLPNISASVPQLVAAVKELQEKGYAIPDYPGDPKTDEEKAIRDRYSKILGSAVNPVLREGNSDRRAPKAVKEYARKHPHSMGEWSQASRTHVATMKTGDFYHGEKSMTLDKARNVRLELVTAGGETIVLKPEVKLDEGDVIDSMYMSKKALCDFYEEQIEDAYKTGVMFSLHVKATMMKVSHPIVFGYAVKIFYKDAFAKHQTLFDELGVNVNNGLSDLYSKIEALPASQREEIIEDLHRCHEHRPELAMVDSAKGISNFHSPSDVIVDASMPAMIRLGGKMYGADGRTKDTKAVNPESTFSRMYQEMINFCKTHGQFDPTTMGTVPNVGLMAQKAEEYGSHDKTFEIPEPGVVNIVDIASGEVLLSQEVEGGDIWRMPIVKDAPIRDWVKLAVNRARLSGMPVVFWLDTERPHEVELRKKVKAYLKDHDTEGLTIQIMPQVWAMRYTIERVVRGEDTIAATGNILRDYLTDLFPILELGTSAKMLSIVPLMAGGGLYETGAGGSAPKHVHQLVEENHLRWDSLGEFLALGASLEDLGNKTDNAKAKVLAAALDTATGELLDENKSPSRKTGELDNRGSQFYLALYWAQALAEQTEDKELAAHFAPLAKALGEHEQAIVSELNAAQGKPADIGGYYYPDPEKITTVMRPSKTLNDTLAAAENA; from the coding sequence ATGACTGCCCAGCAGCCGACCATCATCTACACGCTGACCGACGAGGCGCCGCTGCTTGCGACGTACTCCTTCCTGCCGATCATCCGCGCTTTTGCCGAGCCCGCCGGCATCGATGTCCAGACCAGTGACATCTCGGTGGCGGCTCGCATCCTGGCCGAGTTCAGCGACTACCTCACCGAGGACCAACGCGTCCCGGACAACCTCGGTGAGCTGGGCCGTCTCACCCAGCTGCCCGACACCAACATCATCAAGCTGCCCAACATCAGTGCCTCGGTCCCGCAGCTCGTGGCCGCGGTCAAGGAGCTGCAGGAGAAGGGCTACGCGATCCCCGACTACCCGGGTGATCCGAAGACCGACGAGGAGAAGGCGATCCGCGATCGCTACTCAAAGATTCTCGGCAGCGCGGTGAACCCCGTTCTGCGCGAAGGCAACTCGGATCGTCGCGCTCCCAAGGCGGTCAAGGAGTACGCGCGCAAGCATCCGCACAGCATGGGCGAGTGGTCCCAGGCCTCACGTACCCACGTGGCCACGATGAAGACCGGCGACTTCTACCACGGTGAGAAGTCGATGACGTTGGACAAGGCCCGCAATGTGCGCCTGGAGCTGGTCACCGCCGGTGGCGAGACCATCGTGCTCAAGCCTGAGGTGAAGCTCGACGAGGGCGATGTCATCGACAGCATGTACATGAGCAAGAAGGCGCTGTGCGACTTCTACGAGGAGCAGATCGAGGACGCCTACAAGACCGGCGTGATGTTCTCGCTGCACGTCAAGGCGACCATGATGAAGGTCAGCCACCCGATCGTGTTCGGTTACGCGGTGAAGATCTTCTACAAGGACGCGTTCGCCAAGCACCAGACGCTGTTCGACGAGCTCGGCGTCAACGTCAACAACGGGCTGTCGGATCTCTACAGCAAGATCGAGGCGCTGCCGGCCTCGCAGCGTGAGGAGATCATCGAGGACCTGCACCGTTGCCACGAGCACCGGCCCGAGCTGGCCATGGTGGATTCGGCCAAGGGCATCTCGAACTTCCACTCGCCCAGCGATGTCATCGTCGACGCGTCGATGCCGGCGATGATCCGGCTCGGCGGCAAGATGTACGGCGCCGACGGCCGTACCAAGGACACCAAGGCCGTCAACCCCGAGTCGACCTTCTCCCGGATGTACCAGGAGATGATCAACTTCTGTAAGACCCACGGCCAGTTCGATCCGACCACGATGGGCACGGTGCCCAACGTCGGCCTGATGGCGCAGAAGGCCGAGGAGTACGGCAGCCACGACAAGACTTTCGAGATTCCCGAGCCCGGTGTCGTCAACATCGTCGACATCGCTTCCGGTGAGGTGCTGCTGAGCCAGGAAGTCGAAGGGGGCGACATCTGGCGGATGCCGATCGTCAAGGACGCCCCGATCCGCGACTGGGTGAAGCTGGCCGTGAACCGGGCGCGGTTGTCCGGCATGCCGGTCGTGTTCTGGTTGGACACCGAGCGCCCCCACGAGGTCGAGCTGCGCAAGAAGGTCAAGGCGTACCTCAAGGACCACGACACCGAGGGCCTGACCATCCAGATCATGCCGCAGGTGTGGGCCATGCGGTACACGATCGAGCGCGTGGTCCGTGGCGAGGACACCATCGCTGCGACCGGGAACATCCTGCGCGACTACCTGACCGACCTGTTCCCGATTCTGGAGCTGGGCACCAGCGCGAAGATGCTCTCGATCGTGCCGCTGATGGCCGGTGGTGGCCTGTACGAGACCGGTGCCGGTGGTTCGGCGCCCAAGCACGTCCATCAATTGGTGGAGGAGAACCACCTGCGCTGGGATTCGCTCGGCGAGTTCCTCGCGTTGGGCGCCAGCCTTGAGGACCTGGGCAACAAGACCGACAATGCCAAGGCCAAGGTGCTGGCGGCCGCGCTGGACACCGCGACCGGAGAGTTGTTGGACGAGAACAAGTCCCCGTCGCGCAAGACCGGTGAGCTCGACAACCGCGGCAGCCAGTTCTACCTCGCGCTGTACTGGGCGCAGGCGCTGGCCGAGCAGACCGAGGACAAGGAGCTGGCCGCGCACTTCGCGCCGCTGGCCAAGGCGCTCGGCGAGCACGAGCAGGCCATCGTCTCCGAACTCAATGCGGCGCAGGGCAAGCCGGCCGATATCGGCGGCTACTACTACCCGGACCCCGAGAAGATCACCACGGTGATGCGGCCGAGCAAGACGCTCAACGACACGCTGGCGGCTGCCGAGAACGCTTAG